GCCTTGGGGAATCGTGAAGGAGACCCCGTTCAGGATGGTTATGCGGCCATATCCGCCATGGAGGTTCCGCAGTTCGAGCATGGTCAAGCCCCCAGATAGGCTTCGATGACGACGGGATTGGCGCGCACTTCCTCGGGGGTGCCTTCGGCGATGATGGCGCCGTTGGCGAGCACGACGATGCGGGTGCAAAGCGACATCACGAATTCCATGTTGTGCTCGATCACCACGAAGGTGGAGCCGTTCTCGCGGTTGTACGTCGCAAGCCGCTCCTTGAGATGCTCGAGCATCGTCAGGTTGACGCCGCCGGCCGGTTCGTCGAGCAGGACGAGTTTCGGTCCCGCCATGAAGGCCATTGCCGCGTCGAGCAACTTCTGCTGGCCGTAGGAAAGAGATCCGGCCAGCGCGTCGCGCAGATGACCGAGCCGGAAGAATTCGATCAGCTTGTCGGCACTGGCGGTCAGCCCGGCGTCCGATGCGCCGAGGAGACGTCCGAACATCGATCCCTGATGCTCCTGCCCGGCAAGGATGATGTTCTCCAGCACGCTCATCTGCGGAAAGACCTGCAGCATCTGGAAGGTACGGGCGACGCCGAAACGCTTGTTGAGGTCGCAAGGTCGTGTGCCGAGGACGGATCTGCCGCTGACCGAGACCTCTCCGTGATCAGGTCTCAGTTGGCCGAGAATGCAGTTGAACAAGGTGGACTTTCCGCTCCCATTCGGACCGATCAGGCCGAGGATCTCGCCGCGGTTCACGGTGAAGGTGACGTCGTTGACGGCCTTGATGCCGCCGAAGGACTTGCTGATGTTGCGGACGTCGAGGATCGGCGCTTCGGCGTTCACAGCTGTGCTCCCTGCTTGAGATCGCCGCGCTCGACCCGTTTCGACCGGAACGCGTTGACGGTCTTGTCAACCAGGCCGATCAGGCCGGTCGGACAGTAGACCATCAGTATCATCACCAGTCCGGCATAGATCATCAGATAGTAGCTTTCCGCGAAACGGAGAAACTCCGGGAGCATCACGACGAGTCCGGCGCCGAGAAGCGGTCCGAATAGATATCCCGAGCCGCCGACGACAACCATCAGGAGAATCTTCAGCGAGATGATGAGCGTGAAGGACATCGGATCGATGTACTGGACGAGCGGCGACATCAGCGCGCCGGAGAGGCCGCCATAGGCGGCGCCGATGGCGAACGCCAGGAGCGTGATCAGTCGGGTGTCGACCCCGAGGCTGTTTGCGCGCACGGGGTTTTCGCGAAGCGCCTTGAAGGCGCGCCCCCAGGGCGAGCGCACGATCCAGTAGAAGCCTGCGAACGCGATCAGGAAGACGACGAGCGTGAAGTAGTAGTAGCTGCGCTGGTTCATCGTGGAGATCGGACCGAACGCCGGCCGCGGAATTCCCACGAGGCCATAGATGCCGCCCGTGAGCCATTCCTCGTTCCGCATGACGAGAAAGACCAGGGTCGAGAAGGCCAGCGTGATGAAGGCGAGGAAGTGATGCTGCACCCGCAGCGCGGGATAGCCGAGCACGAGGCCGATGACGAAGCACAGTCCCATGCCGGCGAAGACCGAGACGATCCAGTGGATCCCCGCCATGGTGATGAGAGCGGTCGCATAGGCGCCGATCCCCATGAAGGACGCCTGCGCCAGCGAGATCTGTCCCGCATAGCCGAGCGTGAGGTTGAGGCCCATCGCCGCGATGGCGAAGATGAGCCACGAGCAAAGCACGTAGGTGCCATAGGTCGCCTGCGTCATCGGGGCGACCACCAGCAGGACGAGCCCGGCGACGAGGGCCAGGAGGCGGAACAGCGGCATCAGACGGTTCTCCCTTCCGATGTCCCCAGCAGACCTTGGGGGCGCAGGAGGATGATGACGATGAGCAGGATCATGGGACCCGCGATGCGGTATTCCGAGGAGAGATAGGCGGCCGACATGTTGTCGATCACGCCGATCAGCAATCCGCCGACCAGTGCCCCCCGGACCTGGTTGAAGCCGCCGACGATGGCCGCGAGAAAGGCCACCAGGCCGATCGGCTCGCCGATAGAGAACTTCGCGAGGTAGATCGGCGAGATCAGCACCGAGGCAATGGTGGCGAGCGCGGCGTTTATCATGAACGTGTAGAGCACCATGCGCTGGATGTTGACGCCGAGTATCTCCGCAACCGCGGGGTTCTGGGCAGTGGCCTGCATGCAGCGCCCGGTGCGGGTCCGGCCCAGGAAGAGCTGCAGGGCGACGATGGCGACCGCCGAGACGACGAGGTTGCCGACATCCTGGTACGAAACGGTCGCTCCGAGCACCTTGAAGGTCGTTTCGGAGAACATCGAGGGAAATGGCTGCGCCTCGGCGCTGTAGAACTCCTTCACCATCTCGCGCATCAGGATGGCGAGCGCGATGGTTGCCATCACGATCGGCAGCACCCCGTGCGGAAGCATGGGCTGAATGATCACCCGCTTGAACAGGAGGCCGAGGAGGACGACGGATGTCACGAGCGCCAGGGCGATCGCGGGAATCAGGCCGAGGCCGAGCACGTGCATGCCGATGAGCACGAAGAAGGCCGGCAGCATGACGAACTCGCCTTGCGCGAAATTGATGGTCTGCGAAGCCTGCCACAGCAGGGTGAACCCGATGGCGGCGAGCGCGTAGATCGACCCGGTCGCGAGGCCGGATATCAGGACTTGCATGAACTCGGACATGAAACCTCTCGTCTCGCGCCGCAGGAGCGGGCGAGGTGGGGAAGTCCGGCGACGCGCCGGACTTCGTCGGGATGACGACCGGAAGCGGCGGTCAGTTGGCGGGAAGAGTGTCCTTCACCACGCTCTTTCCATCCTGGATCTCGACCAGGAAGCTCTCCCGCGACACCTCGCCCGTTTCGTCCCAGCTGACGTCGAGCAGGATGTTGGGCACGTCGGAGACCTTGACGGTCATGGAGTGCAGCGTGTCGGCCACCTTCTGACGGTCGAGCTCGCCGGCGCGTTCGAGCGCCGTCTTCGCGGCATAGATCGCCACATAGCCCTTCATGGCGTTGTGGTCGGCTTTGTAGCCGAACTTCTCGCTGAACGCCTTCCCGAACGCCTGGATTTCCGGGTTCGGAGCGTCGACGGTCAGGCCGACATGGCCCATGATGCCGTTGGCGGCTTCGCCTGCGAGTTCCACGACCTTCTGGTTCAGGAGCGTGGACTCGCCGACGATCGGAACCTCCACGCCCTGCTTTCGCAGTTCGCGCAGGATGCGGGCGCTCTCCTCCTCGTGCAGATAGACGAAGATCGCCTCCGCGCCGGAGCCCTTCAGCTTCGCCACGTCCGCGGCGAAATCGGCCTGCGCGACCTCGCTGGAAACGTCGGCCACCACCTCGATGCCGCGATCGGTCACTTCCTTGACGAAGGCGTCATGGCCGCCCTTGCCGAACTCGTTGTTGACCCACGACACTGCGACCTTGGAAATCCCGAGGCCGTTCTTCAGGTAGTCGGCGATCTTCGGCATCGACTTGTGTGCCCCGAAGGACGACCGAAAGATGTACGGATTGCCCTTCTGGGTGATCGCGGGCGCTTCGGAACCGACGATCTGCGGAATCCCCTGCTGCTGGGTCACGAGCATGTTCACGATCGTGGAGCCCGAATAGACGGTGCCGAGGATCATGAAGGCCCCGTCGTCGATCGCCTTCTGCACCAGTGCGCGCGAGGTCTGCGCGTCCGTCTGACTGTCGTAGGTCGAGAGTTCGATCTGTTTGCCGAGCACGCCGCCGGCCGCATTGATTTCCTCCACCCCCATCGTGATGGCGTCGGTCCATGCCTTTCCGACCGTCGCACCCGATCCGGACAGTTCGGCGACGTTGCCGAGCTTTATGGTTTCGGCCGTCGCCTGGGTCGCGCCCAGGCCCGCCGCCAGGATGGCAGCGAGCGCAAGTTTCCTGATCATGATGCTCCTCCTAGGTTGCTTCTTATTCCCCGCGCGGCGATCGAATTGGCTCTTCGCGCCGGGAGCCGGCTGCCTTCTCCGCCGGCGGACATCACTCCCCCGCAGCACCGGTTGCGGTGACCATAGGAGATGTCCTCTTCCGGCTCAAAAACTTTCCATCCGATGATGCCCGAAATCGAATGCATAATGCATCATTCGGGCCTACCATTCCAAAATGATGCATCAGAAACCGGTGGGCCCGCATCCGCGGGAACGTAAGCGGAGGTAAACTTCCGATGGACAGGCTGTCTCTCTCCTATCTCACCTATGGCGATTGCGATCCGATGACGATGCTGCGCCTCGCCGCCTCCGCAGGCTTCGACGAGGTGGGTATGCGGATCCTCCCTTCCGGACCGGGTCAACCCATTCCGGCTCTGGGGCAGGACGAACGGGTCGCAAGGGACGCGGCACGATGTGCCTCCGATCTGGGCCTGACGGTTTCCGACATCGAGATGATCCGCCTCGACGCTCGATCCGACGTCGGAAGTCTGCGCCCGTTCTTCGACCGGGCGGCGCTGCTTGGGGGGCGTCATGTCCTGGCGGCCGGAGACGACTTGGTCCGGTCGCGGCTGATCGAGAATTTCGGCCGGTTGTGCAGCCTCGCTGCCGAGTACGGTATGACCGTCGATCTCGAGTTCATGCCGTGGACGGGCGTTCCGGATCTCCGTTCCGCCCGCGAAGTCGTCGAGGAGGCGGGGTGTCCGAACGGAGCGATCCTGATCGACGCGCTCCACTACCAGAAATGCGGATCGGGACTGGACGAGGTGGCGGCGCTGCCGGAGAGGATGCTCAACTACATGCAACTCTGCGACGGCCCGGCCGACTTCGCCCGCGACCATGCGGCAATGATCCATGCGGCGCGCCATGATCGGCTCATGCCCGGTCAGGGAGACGTCGACCTTTCAGGACTGATCCGCGCGATGCCGAAGGGGTTCGTCTTCGGTATCGAGGTCCCGAACGATGTCCTTCGCGCCGGGCTGGGACTCGAAGGCTACATCAAAACGGCATACCACGCGGGGTGGCAGGTGCTGGCCGCCGCCGGCCGCGGGACCGTCCCGCCGCAGATCGGATCGCCCGTCATCATGGGCTCGTGAAGGGAGCGAGCTGAGCTGCAGATCGGGAGCCGGGCGTTTCGGAGATGCCTGTTTCCGGTCGAACTGCCGACGAAGGCATGATCTCGGTCGCCATTCTCGCCGAGGCGCTGCGGGAAGTCCGGTCGTTGCACGCACGGAACCGGGTCGCGAACGTCCGGATTCGCTCCGCACGCGTCAGGATTGTGTCTCAGCGCAGGCCTTCCACGGTGCCTGTTTTCTGCAGGCATGCTTCAAAATGGTAGCCATTCGGCCCGGTCGGTGTCGCGAATGTTCTCGCGCATGATGATTTCGGCCGGGATGTAGCCGGTCTCGGGGGGCTTTCCGCCATGGTGCCCGATGATGGCGTCCACCGCGCGGCGGCTGATCCTCCCCATGTCCTGATGCACCACCGCATCGATCGTGCCGTCGAGCAGGGCCTTTCTCGTGAGCGGCGTAAGGTTGAACGCGACGTAGGCGACGTCGATTGCCTTGCCGGACTCCAGCAGCGCCTTTTCGATTCCTCTGTTGCCGCCGCCGAGATTGATCATTCCCGCGAGGTCCGGATGCCGCTTCAGCAACTCCCGCGTCTCGCTGTAGCAGGTTTCGGGATTGTCCCGCGTGTTGATGCTCGGCAGCACCTCGATCTGCGGGAAATCCGAGCGGAGCACGCTGCGGGCGCCACTTTCGCGTTCTTCATGGCTTCGATACAGCATGTCGCTCATGAAGACCGCGACCTTTCCCTTGCGCGCGCACAGATGGCCGAGCAGCAGCCCGCCTGCCCGTCCCGCGGCGCGGTTGTCCAGACCGCAATAGGCGAGGCTGTCGACGCCGGGAAGCGTGGTGAGCGCGCAGACGAGCGGCACGCCTCTGCTGACGATATCGAGGACGGCGTCGCGGATGAGGCGATGGTCGATCGGCTGGACGATGACGCCTGCCGAGCCGCGCTCGGCGCATTCCTCGATCGCTTCCTTCAAGGCCGCCACGTTGGCGCGCTGGGTGAAGCGCGCATTGAGCTTCACGCCGGCCTGGCGGCTTGCGCGATGGAACTCGCGCATCAGGATCTCGTTGGCGAAACCGGGTCCGCCTGCAAGGAGCACGTCGATCGTGAGCGCCTTCAATGACGAGACGACGACCTTGGGCCGGCCGCCGCTCTTCGCCAGCCATTCGGCTGCATCGAGCACCTTCTTGACGGTCTTGCCCTTCACGCCGACGCGACCGTTCAGGACGCGGTCCACCGTCGCCGTGCTCACGCCGGCCTGAAGCGCAATGTCGACGATGCGCGGCTTGCCAGGCACCGGGTCTGTCTTCCGATCTGATGCATCATTTTCGGTCATGGCGGAGATTCACCCTCATTTTCTTATGTGTCAAGATGCATCAATGCGGTTGTCGCGGTGACAGGGCACGATCCGGAAGGTAGACCATGAGCCGTTCGTGAACGGCGCCCGGCGGGGCGGCGGACGGCGGCAAAGGGATGGAGGAAGAATGTCTCCGCAAAGGCAGGACGTGCTCGAGGCGCTTGCCGCCTCGCTCGCCGAAGCATGGCGCACGGGGCACAAGATCGTGCTCCCCGAACCCGCCAGCAGACCCAGGGACCGTGCCGAAGCCTACCGGGTACAGGATCGGATGGCCGACCTGATCGGTGCACCGGTAGTCGGCTGGAAGGCCGGGGCAACGAGCGATGCCATGCGCCAGCGCGACGGCCACGACGACATCGTGCCGGGCCGCGCCTTCGCGTCGTGCTTCTTCGTCGGCTCGGAACATGTCATCGACGAAAGCTTGGTCCGCGGCGCACGGATCGAGCCGGAGTTCGCCTTCCGCATCGACGAGCCCATTCCGGCCCGGCAGAAAGCATGGAGTGTCGAGGAAATCACGCCCCGCGTCACCGCCCATATCGCGATCGAGCTGATCGGAAGCCGCTATCGTGCCGATACACCGCCAGCTGAGCTGACCACGCTGACCACGATCGCCGACAACGGGAACGGCGTCGGACTGGTCATCGGCGACGCCATCACGGACCCCGCTGCGGTCGACTTCCATCGCCATCCGATCGTTTTGACGATCGACGGCGGTGATCCGGCGCCCAACAGTCCGCCCGACGTCCGGTGCAGTCCGTTCCACGCTCTGGTCGACGTGGCGAACCTTCTGTCGGCGCGGGGCATCGGGCTCGAGGCGGGAACCTACATCACCACCGGGTCGGCGACCGACACCGTACCGGTCGTCCCGGGCACGCGGGCGGTGGCCGACTTCGGCCGGCTCGGACGAATATCGCTGTTGTTCTCCCGCTTGAGCGGTGGCTGACGATTGGTTGAGAACGAGACCATGTCTGTTTCCGCGGGATTCCCGGCCTTCGAGTTCATTCGCGCGCATGTCCGCGGCCATGCGCTTCACCTGACGATCGACCGCCCGGACGTAAGAAACGCGCTTCATCCGCCTGCTCATCGCGAACTGGCGAGGGCATTCGACATACTCGAAGCTGATGATGCCCTGCACTGTGCCGTGATTACCGGCGCCGGCGAGAAAGCCTTCTGCACCGGTTCGGACCTCAAGTATCGCGCGGCGACGGGAGACGCCTTCGTTCCCGAAAGCGGGTTTGCCGGCCTCGCCGAGCGCTTCGGTCTGACGAAGCCGGTGATCGCAGCCGTCAACGGCGACGCCGTTGGCGGCGGGCTGGAGATCGTGCTTGCATGCGACCTTGCCGTGGCCGTGAAAACGGCACGGTTCGGCCTGCCGGAGCCGCGGGTCGGACTTGCGGCGAGCGGCGGTTTGCACCGCCTCGCCCGGCAGATCCCGATGAAGCATGCGATGGACATCGCGCTCAGCGGACGCCTGTTTCCTGCCGAAGAAGCCCGCGCGTTGGGCCTGGTCAACCAGGTGGTGCCGGCTGAGGCCTTGGCCGAAACGGTCGAGGCGCTGGTCGAGACGCTCTCCCGATGCGCGCCGCTGGCCTTGCGCGCGACCAAGCAGATGATGCTCGACGGGCTGGACAAGCCGACGCTTGCTGCCGCTTTCGCGAGCGAGTTCCCCGCCTATCGGGCAATGCTCGATTCCGAGGATGCGCGGGAAGGCCCTCTGGCATTCTCCCAGAAGCGCCAGCCTCGGTGGCGGGGCCAGTAGCGGGCGGAAGGAACCCGAAGCCATGGATTTGGAACTCAGTCAGGAGCAGAAGCTCCTCGTCACGACCGTGCGCGGCTTCATCGCCGACGAACTTCATCCTCTGGAAGACATGGTCGACGAACGCGGGGTCCTGCCACCGGATGACGCCGAGCGTATCTTCTCGAAATCGAAGGCGCTGGGACTTTACGCCATGAATGTTCCGGAAGAGTTCGGCGGCGGCGGCCTGTCGGCTCTCGACACCATGCTGGTTGAGGAACAGTTCGGACACACCAGCGACATCCTGGTGCGGAGGGCCTTCGGCAACGTCTACGAGGTTCTCCTGTCATGCCGTGGAGAGCAGGTCGACCGGTGGCTGAAGCCGTGCGCGGCGGGAACGCGAACCTGTTCGATCGCCTTCACGGAACCGGGCGCCGGCTCGGACGCGGCTGCAATCCGCACCCGTGCGGTACGGAAGGGCGGCCGCTGGCTGCTCACCGGCGGAAAGCATTTCATCTCCGATGGGCTTCATTCCGATTTCTTCGTCGTGACGGCAGTGACCGACCCCTCCGCCGGTCATCGTGGCATATCCCTCTTCCTCGTCGACAAGGGACTTCCCGGTTTTACCATCGGCCGCGACCAGAAGATGATGGGGCTGCGCGGAACGAGCCACGTCGAACTGTCCTTCGACGACGTCGAACTGGAGGACGTGCACCTTCTCGGCGCCGAAGGGGAGGGCCTGAAGCTCGCGCTGACCGTGCTGGGCCGCGTGCGTCTGGCGCAGGTGGGCGCGCGTTCGGTCGGCAAAGCCACCCGGATCATGGGCCTGATGCTCGAACATTCCCGCGAGCGCCGGCAATTCTCGAAGGCGCTGGGCGAGTTCCAGATGGTTCAGCAGATGCTCGCCGACAGCGCCATCGAGATCGACGCCGCGCGCCTGGCGCTCTGGCGGACCGCGATGGAGATCGATCGGGGAATCGATCCGCGCGAACGCATCTCCATGGTGAAGGTGCAGGCGTCCGAGACGCTCGGACGGGTCGTGGACCGCGCCGTGCAGATCTTCGGCGGCATGGGATACTGCAAGGACCTGCCGATCGAACGCTATTACCGCGACGCCCGGATCTACCGCATCTTCGACGGCGCCTCGGAGATCCATCGCAGCGTGATCGCACGGGGGCTCATGAAGGGGTCGGCTGCGTCGTTCGATCCGTATTCGCAATGAAGGGGCGGCTGGCGCACGCTCCGGAGCCGGACCGGTATGCCGTGTTCGGAAACCCGGTCGCGCATTCGCGCTCGCCCGGCATCCATGCGGAATTCGCCAGAATGACCGGCGAGACACTGGAGTACCAATCAATCGAGTCGCCGCTGGACGGGTTTGCGTGCTGCGTTCGGACCTTCATGGCCGGCGGCGGCAGGGGCTGCAACGTCACGACGCCGTTCAAGCTCCAGGCGCTCGCGATCGCTGACGAGTGCCGCCCCCATGCCGCGATGGCCGGTGCGGCCAACTGCCTGAAATTCGAGGACGGGCGGATCATCGCCGAGAACTTCGACGGGATCGGCCTCGTCAACGACATCCGGCGCAACCTCGGCTATGAGATCGCCGGTCGCAATGTGCTCCTGCTCGGCGCCGGCGGGGCCGTGCGTGGAGCCATCCTGCCGTTTCTCGAAGCCCGGCCGGCGCGTGTGGCCATAGCCAATCGCTGCGCGGACGAAGCTCTTTCGCTCAAGGCGGCCTTCGCCAACCTCGGCGCGTTCGAGGCCTCAGGATTCGACGACGTCGAGGGCGCGCCCTTCGACCTGGTGGTGAATGCGACGTCAGCGAGCCTCTTTGGCCAGTTGCCTGCCATTCCGGCGCGGCTGTTCCATCACGACACGCTCGCCTACGACCTAGTCTATGGCAAGGGACTGACGCCGTTCATGAGCTTTGCCCTGACCAGCGGCGCAGGCCGCGCGGTCGATGGCGTCGGGATGGTGGTCGAACAGGCGGCCGAAGCCTTCGCATGGTGGAGAGGCGTTCGGCCGGAAACCGGGACGGTGATCCAGTCCCTGCAGGCTTCGCTGCCGCAGATCGGCTGAATGGCGAGGAACGATCGATGCGGCAGAAGATCAGGATAGCAGTCGCCGGCGCGGGACAGATCGGCCGCAGGCACGTGGAAGCCATCCTCGAAACGCCCGAAGCGCAGCTGGCCGCCATCGTCGATCCGGCGCCGGGCGCTGCGGCATACGCGGCCGATCGCGGCGTGCCGCATTTCATCGACCTGGACGATCCGATCTCACGGGGCCTCGCCGACGCGGTCATCGTCGCCACGCCAAACCAGCTGCATGCCGAAAACAGCCTGCGATGCATCGCCGCCGGGCTCCCCGTCCTGATCGAAAAGCCCGTCGCTACCGATTCCGAGGCAGCCGCAGCGATCATCCGCGCCGCCGATACCCGCGGCACGCCTGTGCTGGTGGGACATCACCGCAGGCACAATCCGCTGATTCAGCGCGCCAAGGCGGAATTGGATGGTGGCGCGATCGGCAATCTCCTGTCGTTCAGCGGCGTGACCTGGCTCTGCAAGCCGGACGACTATTTCGAAACCGACTGGCGGCGGATGCCGGGCGCCGGCCCGGTCTATCTCAACATGATCCACGACATCGACCTCGTGCATTATCTCTGTGGCGAGATCGATATCATCCACGCCTGGGAATCGAACGCCGTCCGCGGCAATGCCGTGGAGGAGACGGCAGTCGTCAGCATGAAGTTCCGCAACGGCATGCTCGGCACGATCAACGTGTCGGACGCCATCGTCGCTCCCTGGAGCTGGGAACTGACCGCGCGTGAGAACCCTTCCTATCCGCCCACGGACCAGCACTGCTATCTGATCGGCGGGACGCACGGCTCCCTGGAACTGCCGCGATTGCGTCTCTGGCGCAATCGCGGCCGGCGCAGCTGGTGGGAACCGATCGACGCGACGCATGTGCCGTTCGGGTTCGAGGATCCGTTGCGGCGTCAGATCCGTCAGTTCGCCGCCGTGGTGCGCGGAGAAGAAGCGCCGCTCGTCTCCGGACGCGACGGTCTCCAGGCGCTCAGGGTCGTCGAAGCCGTCAAGCAATCAGCGCGAACCGGCGCGACCGTGGTGATCGGGTCGTAGGGCGGCCTGCGATCGATGCAAGCGAAGACCTTGGCCGCGGTTCTCGGCTGATCGCAGGCGCGTGTCGCGGCGCGGGGAAGAAGCGGTTGATGTGCGGCAACACGGAGCGCCCGTCCGATTGCACCGAAAGGCCGGCTTACGGTCGAAGACGATGCCCCGTTTGAATGGCTGCCGGGAGTACGAGACCTTCCGCAGCCGCCCCCATACCCCCCTCTACTCCAGCACCACCCGCGGAAAATAGAACGATACCACCCAGTTCGGCTGATCCACGATCTCGCTGATGCGCAGGTCGCCTGCGACGCTGCAGAGCATGTAGGCGTCGACGGCGGCCATGCCTGTGCGGCGGGACAGCAGGTCGACCATCTGCGAGACGGCTTCGCGGGCGGCGGTCATCAGGTCGGGGCCGATGCCCATGGTGGCGTCGTAGCCTTTGGCGTCGAGGTGGCGGGTCACCGGGCCGGGGGTGCGGAAGCGGGGGTATTTCAGGTTGGCGCGCTTCTCGAGGTTAAACGAGATCGCCACCGACATCGGGCTTTCGATCGCCGTGCCGCAGATCTCGCCGTCGCCCTGCGCGGCATGCATGTCGCCGACCGAGAACAGTCCGCCCGCCACCTCCACCGGCAGCCACAGTTCCACGCCCTCGGAAATGTCGCGCACGTCGAGATTGCCGCCCACCCGGCGCGGCGGCACGATGGAATGGGTGCCGTGCGCGGCGGGCGCGAGGCCGATCGTGCCCGGGAACGGCTTCAACGGCACCCGCCCGCCCGGCCCGAAGGCGGCGGGACCCATTGAGGTGGTGGCGTAGCTCCACAGATGCAGCGCCGGATCGGGAAACTGGTCGGCGAGCAGGCCGAAGCCCGGGATGTTGGCCGTCCAGCCCCAGCCGCTCGGCTTGAAGCCGAGGATCTTCACCCGGATCGCGTCGCCCGGCTCGGCGCCGTCCACGTAGACCGGTCCTGTCACCGGGTTCACCAGGGCGAAGTCGAGCTTGCGCACCGCCTCCACGCCGGAGACCGGCGAGATCTGGCCACCGGAGGCGTCGATCGTGTCGAACTCCACCGTCTGCCCCGGCGCGATGCGGATCGCCGGCGGGTTGGCGTTGTTCCAGCCGTGGTGGTGGATGGTCCTGTGCAGCGTGTGATCGCAGCGATGCGCCATGTCGTCCGTTCCCATGCCATCCCCGGCGGTGGCGAGGGCAGTGTGGGTCAGAACCGGCCGGCGGATCAAGCCCCGCAACCGCTGCGCGCCGCGATCAGGAGGCCAGCACCCAGATCGAGGTCAGCGCGATCAGGGCGGCGGAGATCCGGCTGAACCGGCTGGAGGCGCGGGGCGACGCGAAGAGCCGGTCGACCTGCCGGGCGAGCACGATCGTGCCGAAGAAGACCGCGCCGACGGAGACGAACGTCACCAGCACGAGCAGGGCCAGCTGCGGAAGGTCGGCGATGCCGGCCGGCGCGACCGTCGGCAGGAGCAGGATGTAGATCAGCAGCGTCGACGGGTTGCCGAGACAGAGGGCGACGCCGGCGCAGGCCGACGCCAGCCAGCCCGTCCGCCGCTCCTCGCCGGCGGCGAGGCCGGAGGCGTCGTTCCACATCCGGACCGACAGCCAGATCAGATAGGCGACGCCGATGTACTTCGCTGCCGAGAACAGGTCGGGCCGGCCCTCGGCCCACACGCCGACGCCGAGCGCCACGATGCAGACGGCCAGGACGTCGCCGAGGCAGAGCCCGGCGGCAAAGGCTGCGGCACCCGTCGAATCGCGGCCGAGCGAGCGGGCGACGAGCACGGCCACGACCGGTCCGGGCGCGGCCGTCAGGGCCGCGAGCGCGCCGGAATAGGCGAAGAGGGCAGAGTGGTCCATGGGTTCCTCCCGGAAGAAAGGCGGCCATCGGATGTGGCCGCGCCCGGTCGTCGGCCGGGCGCCCTCCCGGGTTCCTCCCCAGGGCGTTCCGGCCGGATCGTTCGGGCGATGCAAAGGGGGGCGGGGCCGTCCGGCGTCCCGCAAGTCGTTCGAGACGCGCCGGCCGGTCAGGCGCAGGCGGCGGCCGCCCTGTCGGGCAGGACATCCTTCGCCGCCGAAGCCGACACGGGACGGCTCCTGCTGCGATGCGGGGCATTCGTCGCCGCAGCGGTCGCGTCGCCGGAGGTGGCACTGACGGGCCGGTTCCTCGCGCGGGGCTGCGTGGCGCCGTCGACGGTCGAGCCGACGGTCTGCGTGGCATAGGCCGGACGGACCTTGGCGCGGACGGGCTCGGCCCGGCCGGCTGGCTGCATCGCCGCAGCGGACAGGCAGTCCCGCGCCGCCGGACCGGCAAGCCCGACGGCGCCCGCGATCAGGCCAAGGGCGACGACGCCTGCGCCGAGGGTTCCGCGGTTCACGAAAGTTCCCATCATGTCCATCTCCACCGATCCCTGTTTCCGCATCGGCCCG
The nucleotide sequence above comes from Aquibium microcysteis. Encoded proteins:
- a CDS encoding branched-chain amino acid ABC transporter permease, translated to MPLFRLLALVAGLVLLVVAPMTQATYGTYVLCSWLIFAIAAMGLNLTLGYAGQISLAQASFMGIGAYATALITMAGIHWIVSVFAGMGLCFVIGLVLGYPALRVQHHFLAFITLAFSTLVFLVMRNEEWLTGGIYGLVGIPRPAFGPISTMNQRSYYYFTLVVFLIAFAGFYWIVRSPWGRAFKALRENPVRANSLGVDTRLITLLAFAIGAAYGGLSGALMSPLVQYIDPMSFTLIISLKILLMVVVGGSGYLFGPLLGAGLVVMLPEFLRFAESYYLMIYAGLVMILMVYCPTGLIGLVDKTVNAFRSKRVERGDLKQGAQL
- a CDS encoding ABC transporter ATP-binding protein, which encodes MNAEAPILDVRNISKSFGGIKAVNDVTFTVNRGEILGLIGPNGSGKSTLFNCILGQLRPDHGEVSVSGRSVLGTRPCDLNKRFGVARTFQMLQVFPQMSVLENIILAGQEHQGSMFGRLLGASDAGLTASADKLIEFFRLGHLRDALAGSLSYGQQKLLDAAMAFMAGPKLVLLDEPAGGVNLTMLEHLKERLATYNRENGSTFVVIEHNMEFVMSLCTRIVVLANGAIIAEGTPEEVRANPVVIEAYLGA
- a CDS encoding sugar phosphate isomerase/epimerase family protein — its product is MDRLSLSYLTYGDCDPMTMLRLAASAGFDEVGMRILPSGPGQPIPALGQDERVARDAARCASDLGLTVSDIEMIRLDARSDVGSLRPFFDRAALLGGRHVLAAGDDLVRSRLIENFGRLCSLAAEYGMTVDLEFMPWTGVPDLRSAREVVEEAGCPNGAILIDALHYQKCGSGLDEVAALPERMLNYMQLCDGPADFARDHAAMIHAARHDRLMPGQGDVDLSGLIRAMPKGFVFGIEVPNDVLRAGLGLEGYIKTAYHAGWQVLAAAGRGTVPPQIGSPVIMGS
- a CDS encoding branched-chain amino acid ABC transporter permease; amino-acid sequence: MSEFMQVLISGLATGSIYALAAIGFTLLWQASQTINFAQGEFVMLPAFFVLIGMHVLGLGLIPAIALALVTSVVLLGLLFKRVIIQPMLPHGVLPIVMATIALAILMREMVKEFYSAEAQPFPSMFSETTFKVLGATVSYQDVGNLVVSAVAIVALQLFLGRTRTGRCMQATAQNPAVAEILGVNIQRMVLYTFMINAALATIASVLISPIYLAKFSIGEPIGLVAFLAAIVGGFNQVRGALVGGLLIGVIDNMSAAYLSSEYRIAGPMILLIVIILLRPQGLLGTSEGRTV
- a CDS encoding ABC transporter substrate-binding protein is translated as MIRKLALAAILAAGLGATQATAETIKLGNVAELSGSGATVGKAWTDAITMGVEEINAAGGVLGKQIELSTYDSQTDAQTSRALVQKAIDDGAFMILGTVYSGSTIVNMLVTQQQGIPQIVGSEAPAITQKGNPYIFRSSFGAHKSMPKIADYLKNGLGISKVAVSWVNNEFGKGGHDAFVKEVTDRGIEVVADVSSEVAQADFAADVAKLKGSGAEAIFVYLHEEESARILRELRKQGVEVPIVGESTLLNQKVVELAGEAANGIMGHVGLTVDAPNPEIQAFGKAFSEKFGYKADHNAMKGYVAIYAAKTALERAGELDRQKVADTLHSMTVKVSDVPNILLDVSWDETGEVSRESFLVEIQDGKSVVKDTLPAN
- a CDS encoding LacI family DNA-binding transcriptional regulator; amino-acid sequence: MPGKPRIVDIALQAGVSTATVDRVLNGRVGVKGKTVKKVLDAAEWLAKSGGRPKVVVSSLKALTIDVLLAGGPGFANEILMREFHRASRQAGVKLNARFTQRANVAALKEAIEECAERGSAGVIVQPIDHRLIRDAVLDIVSRGVPLVCALTTLPGVDSLAYCGLDNRAAGRAGGLLLGHLCARKGKVAVFMSDMLYRSHEERESGARSVLRSDFPQIEVLPSINTRDNPETCYSETRELLKRHPDLAGMINLGGGNRGIEKALLESGKAIDVAYVAFNLTPLTRKALLDGTIDAVVHQDMGRISRRAVDAIIGHHGGKPPETGYIPAEIIMRENIRDTDRAEWLPF